One window from the genome of Eucalyptus grandis isolate ANBG69807.140 chromosome 7, ASM1654582v1, whole genome shotgun sequence encodes:
- the LOC104453019 gene encoding LOW QUALITY PROTEIN: receptor-like protein kinase 7 (The sequence of the model RefSeq protein was modified relative to this genomic sequence to represent the inferred CDS: inserted 2 bases in 2 codons), translating to MERPSGMSAGVLFRRVLMLCLSLSVVSVSQADELQLLLKLKSALATPSTTGVFSSWRVGNDKCNFTGIVCNSDGFVTEINLSQMGLVGTLPFDSICSLGSLEKIDLGENRFYGKVVDDLRNCTRLKYFNLGFNSFSGTVPDLSTLSRLEFLNLNNSGFSGIFPWKSLENMTNLGFLSLGDNFFDVTSPFPMEVIKLEKLYWLYLANCSIRGQIPEGIGNLTLLENLELSDNELSGEIPRGIAWLSRLRQLELYDNYLTGKLPLGFGNLTSLVKFDASHNRLEGNLSEIRFLTSLASLQLFENQLTGEIPEELGEFKNLIDLSLYSNRLTGPLPPKLGSWADFNFVDVSDNSLTGSIPPDMCKNGXMTDFLMLDNKLTGTIPATYTDCSSLSRVRLNNNSLSGAVPAGIWGLPNLIIIDLGANQLEGSITSDIRRGKSLAQLLLSDNKFSGELPEAMSEASALVSIQLSLNGFVGKIPSTIGNLTKLNTLDLNGNLLSSSIPVSIVSCVALAVVNLSNNSLTGEIPDSIGNLQTLNSLNLSNNKLSGKIPLSLGLMKLSLLDLSNNRLTGPIPDSLSTEAYHDSFDGNPSLCSQRLEQFRPCISSSQATTPVGVILSCFFAGISLLLIMFAIMMYAKFRKRSKSLKSVNSLCRPDSWNMKPYRILSFTERDIIDYIKXENLIGRGGSGNVYKVVLGNGKELAVKHIWASSSGSFRSHPSSSAILSKKSKSSPEYDAEVAALSSIRHVNVVKLYCSITSEDSHLLVYEYLPNGSLWDRLHESQKMEMGWEVRYEIALGAALGLEYLHHGCDRPIIHRDVKSSNILLDKEWKPRIADFGLAKIVQASPGGNWTHAIAGTLGYIAPEYAYTMKVNEKSDVYSFGVVLMELVTGRRPIESEFGENKDIVYWVRENMSSKNSLLDLVDSNISDTLKEDAVEVLRIAILCTANIPTVRPSMRMVVQMLEEAEPCSLNNILVDKVDENSEKTEGKQLNSGSQN from the exons ATGGAGAGGCCGTCCGGAATGTCCGCCGGGGTTCTTTTTCGGCGAGTGCTGATGCTCTGCCTCTCTCTGAGCGTAGTTTCAGTCTCACAGGCAGATGAGCTTCAGCTGCTCCTGAAGCTGAAGTCCGCGCTTGCAACACCATCGACCACAGGCGTTTTCAGTTCATGGAGGGTCGGCAACGACAAGTGCAACTTCACTGGAATCGTGTGCAATTCAGACGGTTTCGTTACTGAGATCAACCTCTCTCAAATGGGACTGGTGGGTACTCTCCCTTTCGACTCGATATGCTCGCTCGGCTCTCTTGAAAAGATCGATCTTGGGGAGAATCGTTTCTACGGTAAGGTAGTGGATGATCTGAGAAACTGCACGAGGTTGAAGTACTTCAACTTGGGGTTCAATTCCTTTTCTGGGACTGTTCCTGATTTGTCCACTTTGAGCCGCTTGGAGTTCTTGAATCTGAACAACAGTGGATTCTCAGGGATCTTCCCATGGAAGTCGCTTGAAAACATGACCAATCTTGGCTTTTTGAGCCTCGGAGACAACTTTTTTGACGTGACTAGTCCATTTCCTATGGAGGTTATCAAGTTGGAGAAGTTGTATTGGCTTTACCTCGCCAATTGCAGCATCAGAGGGCAGATCCCGGAAGGCATCGGGAACCTGACGCTTCTCGAGAATCTTGAGCTCTCGGACAATGAATTGTCCGGTGAAATCCCTCGGGGCATCGCATGGCTCAGCCGGCTTCGGCAGCTTGAGCTCTACGACAATTACTTGACTGGTAAGCTTCCTCTCGGGTTTGGGAATCTCACAAGCCTCGTGAAATTCGATGCGTCGCATAACAGGCTCGAAGGCAATCTCTCAGAGATTAGGTTCTTGACAAGCCTGGCCTCCTTGCAGCTTTTCGAGAACCAGTTGACAGGGGAGATTCCAGAGGAGCTTGGAGAGTTCAAGAATCTTATTGACCTGTCTCTCTATTCGAATAGGCTGACCGGTCCGCTTCCTCCGAAGCTTGGCTCGTGGGCGGACTTCAATTTCGTAGATGTTTCGGACAACTCGCTCACGGGAAGTATCCCACCGGATATGTGCAAGAATG AAATGACCGATTTTCTTATGCTGGATAACAAGCTCACTGGGACTATCCCGGCGACCTACACAGATTGTTCATCCTTAAGTCGGGTACGCTTGAACAATAACTCGCTCTCTGGTGCCGTTCCTGCTGGAATATGGGGCTTGCCAAATCTCATCATAATTGATCTTGGGGCGAATCAACTCGAGGGATCAATAACGTCTGATATCAGAAGGGGAAAATCTCTGGCTCAGTTATTGCTATCTGATAATAAATTTTCAGGCGAATTACCAGAAGCAATGTCGGAAGCATCTGCTTTGGTCTCAATTCAGCTGAGTTTGAATGGATTTGTGGGAAAGATTCCGTCGACAATTGGGAACTTGACGAAATTGAATACACTCGATTTGAATGGAAATCTGCTTTCCAGTAGCATACCTGTATCTATTGTCTCCTGCGTCGCCCTTGCTGTTGTAAACCTCTCAAACAATTCGTTGACCGGTGAAATTCCCGACAGCATCGGAAACTTACAGACTCTGAACTCCCTGAACCTATCCAATAACAAACTTTCTGGTAAAATCCCATTGAGCCTGGGATTAATGAAGCTAAGCCTTCTCGATCTCTCGAACAACCGGTTAACTGGTCCAATACCGGACTCCCTATCAACAGAAGCCTACCATGATAGCTTTGATGGGAATCCCAGCCTGTGTAGTCAGAGGCTTGAACAATTCCGGCCATGTATTTCGAGTTCGCAGGCAACCACTCCTGTCGGGGTTATTCTCTCGTGCTTCTTTGCCGGAATAAGTTTGTTGCTGATCATGTTCGCAATTATGATGTACGCGAAGTTCAGAAAGAGAAGCAAGAGTCTCAAGAGTGTCAACAGTTTGTGCAGGCCAGATTCTTGGAACATGAAGCCGTACCGCATACTAAGCTTCACAGAGAGGGACATAATTGATTACATAA ACGAGAACTTGATCGGGAGGGGCGGATCCGGAAACGTGTATAAAGTCGTCTTGGGGAACGGCAAGGAACTCGCTGTGAAGCACATCTGGGCATCAAGTTCAGGCAGCTTTAGAAGCCATCCCAGCAGCTCAGCCATCCTCAGCAAGAAAAGCAAGAGCTCGCCCGAGTACGACGCCGAGGTGGCTGCACTGAGTTCGATCAGGCATGTGAATGTGGTCAAGTTGTACTGCAGCATCACGAGCGAGGACAGCCACCTGCTTGTTTATGAGTACTTGCCGAACGGGAGCCTGTGGGACAGGTTACACGAGAGCCAGAAGATGGAGATGGGATGGGAGGTGCGGTATGAGATTGCGTTAGGGGCTGCCCTGGGATTGGAGTATCTGCACCACGGATGTGATCGGCCGATCATACACCGCGACGTGAAATCAAGTAATATCTTGTTGGACAAAGAGTGGAAACCGAGGATAGCGGATTTCGGGCTAGCGAAAATCGTGCAGGCCAGTCCTGGTGGTAATTGGACACATGCCATTGCAGGGACTCTTGGATACATAGCTCCAG AGTATGCATACACCATGAAGGTCAATGAAAAGAGCGACGTCTACAGCTTTGGTGTCGTCCTGATGGAGTTGGTCACAGGAAGGAGGCCCATCGAGTCGGAATTCGGAGAGAACAAGGACATTGTTTATTGGGTGCGTGAAAACATGAGCAGCAAAAACTCTCTGCTCGATTTGGTGGACTCGAACATTTCCGACACCCTGAAAGAAGACGCCGTTGAAGTGCTCCGAATAGCCATCCTTTGCACGGCTAACATCCCAACCGTGAGGCCGTCAATGAGGATGGTGGTTCAGATGCTAGAGGAAGCCGAGCCCTGCAGCCTCAACAATATCCTCGTCGACAAAGTAGACGAAAACAGTGAAAAGACCGAAGGAAAACAGCTAAATTCAGGCTCTCAAAACTGA
- the LOC104453020 gene encoding LL-diaminopimelate aminotransferase, chloroplastic, which produces MALQNHLTTAISSSSSAFLAPSNLGSSRASNASVPAKKTGAVRCVAVPREERPVRALLSYKTKVSRNANMAKLQAGYLFPEIARRKAAHLQKYPDAKVISLGIGDTTEPIPDVITSGMAKRSYALSTLEGYSGYGAEQGEKPLRAAIASTFYRDLGIGEEDIFVSDGAKCDISRLQVAFGSHVTMAVQDPSYPAYVDSSVIMGQTGLFQEDIGKYAKIEYMKCTPENGFFPDLSTVARTDIIFFCSPNNPTGSAATREQLTRLVKFAKDNGSIIVYDSAYALYVSDDNPRSIFEIPGAKEVALETSSFSKYAGFTGVRLGWTVVPKELLFSDGFPVAKDFSRIVCTCFNGASNVAQAGGLACLSPEGLSAMREVIGFYKENTEIIVDTFSSLGFKVYGGKNAPYVWVHFPGRSSWDVFSEILEKTHVVTTPGSGFGPGGEGFVRVSAFGHRDNILEACRRFKQLYK; this is translated from the exons atggctctGCAGAATCACCTCACCACCGCGATCTCTTCGTCTTCCTCCGCATTCCTAGCTCCCTCCAACTTGGGCTCTTCCAG GGCTTCTAACGCGTCCGTCCCTGCGAAAAAGACCGGGGCTGTCCGATGTGTAGCCGTGCCTCGTGAGGAAAGACCAGTAAGAGCTCTTCTCT CTTACAAGACTAAGGTCTCCCGCAATGCCAACATGGCCAAGCTTCAAGCTGGTTACCTTTTTCCCGAG attgcTCGAAGAAAGGCAGCACACTTGCAAAAGTACCCCGACGCAAAAGTCATTAGCTTGGGGATTGGGGATACCACTGAGCCCATTCCAGATGTTATCACATCGGGCATGGCAAAG AGATCTTATGCACTGTCAACTTTGGAGGGTTACAGTGGGTATGGTGCAGAGCAGGGTGAAAAG CCACTGAGAGCAGCAATTGCTTCAACATTCTATAGAGACCTTGGCATAGGGGAAGAAGATATCTTTGTTTCAGATGGGGCAAAATGTGATATTTCTCGCCTTCAG GTTGCTTTTGGGTCACATGTTACAATGGCTGTGCAAGATCCATCATACCCG GCTTATGTAGACTCAAGTGTTATAATGGGCCAGACAGGGCTGTTTCAAGAAGACATTGGAAAGTACGCAAAAATCGAATACATGAAGTGCACACCAGAGAATGGTTTTTTTCCTGATTTGTCAACTGTAGCTCGAACGGATATCATATTCTTCTGTTCACCCAACAATCCTACTGGCTCTGCCGCAACGAGGGAGCAACTGACAAGGCTGGTTAAGTTTGCTAAGGACAATGGCTCTATTATTGTCTATGACTCTGCATATGCACTGTACGTGTCAGATGACAACCCTCGAAGCATATTTGAAATTCCAGGTGCCAAAGAG GTTGCTCTTGAGACGTCATCATTTAGCAAGTATGCTGGATTTACTGGTGTTCGTCTTGGTTGGACTGTGGTTCCCAAAGAGTTGCTGTTTTCTGATGGTTTCCCTGTTGCTAAGGACTTCAGCCGCATTGTCTGCACTTGCTTCAACGGTGCATCCAATGTTGCTCAAGCTGGTGGATTGGCATGCCTTTCTCCCGAAGGACTATCT GCAATGCGTGAAGTGATTGGTTTCTACAAAGAAAACACCGAGATAATTGTGGATACATTTAGCTCTCTTGGTTTCAAGGTATACGGAGGGAAGAATGCACCCTATGTCTGGGTCCACTTCCCAGGGCGAAGCTCTTGGGATGTTTTCAGCGAGATTCTTGAGAAGACTCACGTGGTGACCACACCCGGCAGCGGGTTCGGACCTGGTGGTGAAGGCTTCGTCCGGGTTAGTGCTTTCGGACACAGAGACAACATCCTCGAGGCATGTAGAAGATTTAAGCAGCTATACAAGTGA
- the LOC104453023 gene encoding putative pentatricopeptide repeat-containing protein At1g02420: MRNLRALSHRCRPWRADMVARSFASAETPADVDADRLYDAIRSFSSPDELKQYFKSSRIVLSNEVVDGVLKRFRFGHGNPLQALEFFRHASRRRGFDHSAFSADTMLYILGRSRKFDLVWEVLTEMKRTDRSMITPRTVMVVLGRIAKVCSVRQTVESFRMFRKFVPEFDTTCFNALLRTLCQEKSMHDARNVYHALKHDFRPDLQTLNILLSGWKSAEEAESFFEEMKEMGVKPDVVSYNCLVDVYCKGREIDNAYKVVERMREEDISPDVITYTSIIGGLGLVGQPDKARDVLKEMKEYGCYPDVAAYNAAIRNYCIAKRLGDAYSLLDEMESKGLSPNATTYNLFFRVFFWSNDLWRSDGLYRRMMDAGCLPNTQSCMFLVKLCKRQENVDFALKLWNDMIEKGFGSYTLVSDILLDLLCDLGKLAEAEKCFLQMIEKGQKPSHVSFRRIKVLMELANRSEALQNLSEKMRILQS; encoded by the coding sequence ATGCGAAACCTCAGGGCGCTGTCGCATCGTTGCCGCCCATGGCGCGCTGACATGGTCGCGCGCTCCTTCGCCTCTGCGGAGACGCCGGCGGACGTCGACGCGGACCGGCTGTACGACGCGATACGGAGCTTCTCGTCTCCGGACGAGCTGAAGCAGTACTTCAAGTCGAGCAGGATAGTGCTGTCGAACGAGGTGGTCGACGGCGTGCTCAAGAGGTTCAGGTTCGGCCACGGGAACCCGCTGCAGGCGCTCGAGTTCTTCCGCCACGCGAGCCGCCGGCGAGGGTTCGATCATTCCGCGTTCTCGGCGGACACGATGCTGTACATCCTGGGGAGGAGCCGCAAGTTCGACCTGGTCTGGGAGGTCCTGACGGAGATGAAGAGGACCGATCGGTCGATGATCACGCCGCGGACTGTGATGGTGGTCCTGGGCAGGATCGCCAAGGTCTGCTCCGTGAGGCAGACCGTGGAGTCGTTTCGGATGTTTAGGAAGTTCGTCCCCGAGTTCGATACGACCTGCTTTAACGCGCTGTTGAGGACCTTGTGTCAGGAAAAGAGTATGCACGATGCTAGGAATGTTTACCATGCGCTGAAGCACGATTTCCGGCCGGATTTGCAGACTTTAAATATACTTTTGTCGGGATGGAAATCTGCAGAAGAGGCCGAGAGTTTCTTCGAGGAAATGAAGGAGATGGGTGTGAAGCCTGATGTTGTTTCATATAATTGTTTAGTTGATGTGTATTGTAAAGGTAGAGAAATTGACAATGCGTATAAGGTCGTCGAGAGAATGAGGGAAGAAGATATCTCGCCTGATGTGATCACCTATACTAGTATTATCGGTGGGCTGGGGCTAGTTGGTCAGCCAGATAAAGCTAGAGATGTTTTGAAGGAAATGAAGGAGTATGGTTGCTACCCAGATGTCGCCGCATATAATGCTGCTATTAGAAATTACTGTATTGCAAAAAGGCTTGGTGATGCGTATAGCTTGCTGGATGAGATGGAGAGTAAGGGTTTAAGTCCAAACGCTACAACATACAATCTGTTCTTTAGagttttcttttggtcgaaTGACTTGTGGCGTTCTGATGGCTTGTATCGGAGGATGATGGATGCTGGATGTCTTCCCAATACACAAAGTTGTATGTTTCTGGTTAAGTTGTGTAAGAGGCAGGAGAATGTGGACTTTGCCTTAAAGCTATGGAATGACATGATCGAGAAAGGATTTGGATCTTACACATTGGTATCAGATATATTACTTGATTTGCTCTGTGATTTGGGGAAGTTGGCGGAAGCTGAAAAGTGTTTCCTGCAGATGATAGAGAAAGGTCAAAAGCCAAGTCATGTTTCCTTTAGGAGAATTAAGGTCCTGATGGAATTGGCAAATAGGTCCGAGGCCCTCCAGAACTTATCAGAGAAGATGAGAATACTTCAGTCCTAA